The Streptomyces sp. RKND-216 genomic sequence CGGGCACGGCCGCGACCTCCCTTCTGCTGACCCGCACCGGCCGCTGGTCCTGACGGCCCGCGTCGCGCCGGCGATGATTTCGCCCGGTGCGAGGAGTCGTCCCCTGTGAGAGCACTCCGTCCCGCAGGAGGTCCGCCATGACCCTCGTCCCCGCGCCCGAGATCGACGTCCGGTTCGGCGCACCGGAAGCCGTCGCCACACCGTGGGCGGAGGTCGCCCGGACGCTCCGGGAGGCCGAGCTGTACTGGCTGACCACCGTCCGGCGGGACGGCCGCCCGCACGTGACGCCGTTGATCGGCGTGACCGGGGGCGCCGGGCAGGAGGTCCACTTCTGCACCGGCCTGCGCGAACAGAAGGCCCGCAACCTCGGGCACGGCCGCCGGGTCGCGCTGACCACCGGCGCGAACGCCTGGAACCGCGGCCTCGACGTCGTCGTCGAGGGCCTCGCCGTCCCCGTCACCGACGGCGCCGCACTCCGGGAGATCGCGGACGCCTACGAGACGAAGTACGGCGACGACTGGCACTTCGACGTCGGCGACGGGGTGTTCGGCTCCGGCGACGACGCGGCCGCCGTGTTCCGCGTGGAGCCCGTCAAGGTGCTCGCGTTCGCCAAGGACCCGCACGGCCAGACCCGTTACCGCTTCCCGGCCCCCGCCTGACATCCGTAGGAGCATCGCCCGCGCGGACACCCATGTGCGTCCAGCGGCCGCACGAGCGGCCCGCACACGAATGCGCGCGACCGTGCCGGGGCGTGCGCACGTCCCGCAGCCGCCCGGGCGGTACGATCCGCTGGGTACACCGACGACGCACAGCCGGAGGCGCCACCGTGGCGGGAGAACCGCAGGCCGACTGCCTGTTCTGCAAGATCGTCGCGGGGGACGTCCCCGCGACCGTCGTACGCGACACGGAGACGACTCTCGCCTTCCGCGACATCAACCCGCAGGCCCCCACCCATGTTCTGGTGATCCCGAAGGCGCACCACCAGGACGCCGTCACGCTGGCGGTGGAGGCGCCGCAGATCGCCGCCGACGTGCTGCGCGAAGCGGCCGCGGTCGCCGAGGAGGAGGGCATCGCGGTCGCCGAGGGCGGCCCGGGCACGGGCTACCGCGTCGTCTTCAACACCGGCACGGGTGCCGGCCAGACCGTCTTCCACGCGCACGCCCACGTGCTCGGCGGCCGCGGCCTCAACTGGCCGCCCGGCTGAGCCGCCCCGCCCGCCCGTCGTAGCCCGCCCCGACAGGACCCGGCCATGTCCGTCCGCGAACTCGTCGTCCTCGGCACCGCCAGCCAGGTGCCGACCCGGCACCGCAACCACAACGGCTACCTGCTGCGCTGGGACGGCGAGGGCCTGCTCTTCGACCCGGGCGAGGGCACCCAGCGGCAGATGCTGTACGCCGGGGTCGCCGCACACGACATCGACCGCATCTGCGTCACCCACTTCCACGGCGACCACTCCCTCGGCCTCGCGGGGGTCCTGCAGCGCATCAACCTCGACCGGGTGCCGCACCCGGTGACCGCCCACTACCCGGCGTCCGGCGCGCACTTCTTCGACCGGCTGCGTCACGCCACCGCCTACCGGGAGACCGTCCCCCTGCGCACGGAGCCCGTCCCCGACGCCGAGCAGGCCGTGCTGTACGAGGGCGCCGCCTACGCCCTCACCGCGTACCGCCTCTCCCACCCCGTGGAGGCATACGGCTACCGCCTCGCCGAGCCGGACGGGCGCCGCATGCTGCCGGACCGGCTGCGTGCCCACGGCATCACGGGCCCGGACGTGGGCCGGCTCCGGCGAGACGGTTCCCTGCGCGGCGTCACCCTGGAGGAGGTCAGCGCTCCCCGCCCCGGCCAGCGGTTCGCGTTCGTCATGGACACCCGTCTCTGCGACGGCGTGTACGCGCTCGCGGAGGGCTGCGACATGCTGGTCATCGAGTCGACGTTCCTGGACGAGGACACCGCGCTCGCCGAGGAGTACGGGCACCTGACCGCCGGTCAGGCGGGCCGCGTCGCGGCGGAGTCGGGCGTGCGGCACCTGGTGCTCACGCACTTCAGCCAGCGCTACCCGGACCCCGCCGCCTTCGCCGCGCAGGCCCGCGCGGCCGGCTTCGACGGCGAACTCACCACCGCCCGCGACCTCGACCGCGTCCCCCTGCCCAAGCGCCGCGTCTGAAGCGCCCGTCCGCGCCCCGGGCACACGCCACGCCGCAACGGATCACCGGACTCGTCCCCCCGGAGGACCCGGGCCTCAGAAACCCAGGCGGCGGAGCTGCTTGGGATCGCGCTGCCAGTCCTTGGCCACCTTCACGTGCAGGTCGAGGTAGACCGGAGTACCCAGCAGCGCCTCGATGTGCTTGCGGGACGTGGTGCCGACATCCTTCAGGCGGCGCCCCTTGGGGCCGATCACGATGCCCTTCTGGCTCGGCCGCTCGATGAAGATGTTGGCGTGCACGTCCAGCAGCGGCCGGTCCGCCGGCCGTCCTTCGCGCGGCAGCATCTCCTCCACGACCACCGCGATGGAGTGCGGCAGCTCGTCCCGCACGCCCTCCAAGGCCGCCTCACGGATCAGCTCGGCGACCATGACCTGCTCCGGCTCGTCCGTGAGGTCGCCGTCCGGGTAGAGCGCGGGCCCTTCGGGGAGCAGCGGCACCAGCAGGTCGGCGAGCAGCTCGACCTGCTTCCCCGCGGTCGCCGAGACGGGCACGATCTCCGCCCACTCGAAGCCCAGCTCCTTGCCGAGCCGGTCCACCGCGATGAGCTGCTCGGCCAGCGTCTCGGAGTCGACCAGGTCGGTCTTGGTGACGATCGCGACCTTGGGCTTGCGCTTCAGGCCGGCCAGCTCCTTGGCGATGAAACGGTCACCGGGCCCGATCTTCTGGTCAGCGGGCAGGCAGAAGCCGATCACGTCGACCTCGGCCCAGGTTGTGCGCACCACATCGTTGAGCCGCTCGCCCAGCAGCGTGCGCGGCTTGTGCAGTCCCGGCGTGTCGACCAGCACCAGCTGCGCGTCCGGACGGTGCACGATGCCGCGCACGGTGTGCCGCGTGGTCTGCGGGCGGTTGGAGGTGATCGCGACCTTCGTGCCCACCAGCGCGTTGGTCAGCGTCGACTTGCCGGCGTTCGGCCTGCCGACGAAGCACGCGAAGCCCGAACGGTGCGCGGCGTCCGCCGCCGCGGGGGAGGAGGGGGAGGGGTCACTCATGGCGACCATTCTCCCCGATCGCAGCGGGAGCCCCGACCAGCGCCCGCCGCAGCGGCCGCACGGCCCCGCCCCACGGCCCCGGTCAGCCCGTCCGCAGCGTGCCGCGCAGCACGCCGTCCGGGCCCGCCAGCAGCACCGGCGTGCCGGCGCCGCCGAGATCGCCCACGGCCGCCAGGTCCTCGTCCGGAAGCCGCCCGGCCGCGGTCACCACTGCCGCAGCCTCCAGGCTCTTCGCGCCGGACGCCACGGCCATTGCCACGGCCGTGCGCAGCGCGCTCAACGGCAGTGACGGCAACGCGACCGAGCCGGCCACGTACGTCCGCCCGGTCTCGTCCCGCACGGCCGCGCCCTCCGGCGCGCCGTTGCGCGCCCGCGCCGCCCGCGCCAGCGTGACGATCTTGCGGTCCTCCGGGTCCATGTCCTGCGCAGCCGCCTGCTCACCCTGCTCACTCATGCAGGCGAGCATATGCGCCCGCCGCGGTCGTCACGCCGGGTGGTGGTCGTGGTCGTGGCGGTCGGCGGGGACCTTCGCCCCGGCGGGGGCGGGAGCCTCCGCCGACCGTATCGGCTCGACGAGGACCGTGGTGATCCTGTTGCGGCGGCCCGCCGGCGACTCCGCGGTGAGGCGCAGTGCGGTGAGCGTCGGGTCGGAGTGGTCCTCCGTCACGTCCACCGTGGTGGTCGCACCAGCGATCGGGACGCGGCCCAGGCTCTTGGCGAGCAGCCCGCCGACGGTCTCCACGTCCTCGTCGTCCCAGCCGACCAGGTCGTAGAGCTCCCCGAGATCGCCGAGGTCCAGCCGCGCCGTGACGCGGTAGCGGCCGTGACCCAGGTCCTCCACCGGGTCCTGCTCCTTGTCGTACTCGTCGGCGATCTCGCCGACGATCTCCTCCAGGATGTCCTCGATGGTGACCACGCCCGCGGTGCCGCCGTACTCGTCGATGACGACGGCGACGTGGATGCGGTCCTGCTGCATCTCGCGCAGCAGGTCGCCGGCGTTCTTCGTGTCGGGGACGAAGGCGGCCGGCCGCATGGCCGTGGAGACCAGCTCGCTCTCGTTCTCCCGGTTGATGTGCACCTTCCGGGCGAGGTCCTTGAGGTAGACGATGCCCAGGACGTCGTCCTCGCTCTCGCCGACCACCGGGATGCGGGAGAAGCCGGAACGCAGCGCCAGGGTCAGCGCCTGGCGGACGGTCTTGAAGCGCTCGATGGTGATCAGGTCGGTACGCGGCACCATCACCTCGCGCACCAGCGTGTCGCCGAGCTGGAAGACGGAGTGCACCATTCTCCGCTCCTCGTCCTCGATCAGCGACTCCTGTTCGGCGAGGTCCACCAGTGCACGGAGCTCCGCCTCGCTGGCGAACGGGCCCTTGCGGAAACCCTTGCCCGGTGTCAGCGCGTTGCCGACGAGGATCAGCAGCTGCGGCAGCGGGCCCAGGATGCGGGCCAGCGGCAGCAGGACGTACGCCGCGGCGGTGGCGGTGTTCAGCGGGTGCTGCCGTCCGATGGTGCGCGGCGAGACGCCCACGGCGACGTAGGACACCAGCACCATCACCGCGATGGCGACGGTCAGCGCCTCCCACGTCCGGTCGAAGGACCGCAGGCAGGCGTAGGTGACGAGCACGCCGGCGGCCATCTCGCTGGCCACTCGCAGCAGCAGGGCGAGGTTGAGGTAGCGGGTCGGGTCGGAGGCGACGGTGGCGAGCTTGGCCGCTCCGCGCCGGCCGGAGCGTACGGCCTCCTCGGCGCGGTAGCTGGTGGTGCGTGCCAGACCCGCCTCTGCGCAGGCCGCGAGCCAGGCCACTATCACCAGGGCCCCGGCGCCGACGAGCAGCTGCGCGGTCATGAGGTGGTGGTGGGGGCCGGGGAGGGGCCTTCCAGGCCACGTTCGGCGCGCCAGCCGTCCACGATCGCGGACTGGAGGCCGAACATCTCGGCCCGCTCGGCTGGTTCCTCGTGGTCGTAGCCCAGCAGGTGCAGCACGCCGTGGACGGTGAGCAGTTGCAGCTCCTCGTCCATCGAGTGCCGGGTCGGTGCGTCGGCGCCCTGCTTCGACGCGACGTCCGGGCACAGCACGACGTCACCGAGAAGGCCCTGCGGGGGCTCCTCCTCGTCCCGGGCGGGCGGCCGTAGTTCGTCCATGGGGAAGGACATCACGTCCGTCGGTCCGGGCAGGTCCATCCACTGGAGGTGGAGCTGCTCCATGGCGTCGGTGTCGATGGCGATCAGGGACAGCTCCGCCAGCGGATGGATGCGCATCCGGTTCAGGGCGTAGCGGGCGATGTCGAGGACGGACTCCTCGTCGAAGGAGCGCCCGGACTCGTTGTTGACGTCGATGGACATGTGCGGTGCTCAGCGCTTCCCGTTGCCTCGGGCGCGGTCGTGCGCGCGTTCCTTGCCACTTCGGCGGCGGGAATCCCCTTCGGGGGTGCCGCCGTTCTCCGTGCCGTTCTGCTCGTCGTACCGGTCGTAGGCGTCGACGATGCGGCCGACCAGCTTGTGCCGGACCACGTCCGAGCTGTTCAGCATCGCGAAGTGCACGTCGTCCACCCCGTCCAGGATGTCCCGCACCTGGCGGAGGCCGCTCTTGGTACCGCCCGGCAGGTCGACCTGCGTGATGTCGCCGGTGACGACCACCTTGGACTCGAAGCCGAGCCGGGTGAGGAACATCTTCATCTGTTCCGGGTTCGTGTTCTGCGCCTCGTCGAGAATGATGAACGCATCGTTCAAGGTTCGGCCCCGCATGTAGGCCAGTGGCGCGACCTCGATCGTGCCGGCGGCCATCAGCCGCGGGATCGAGTCCGGGTCCAGCATGTCGTGCAGCGCGTCGTACAGCGGGCGCAGGTACGGGTCGATCTTCTCGTACAGCGTGCCGGGCAGGAAGCCCAGCCGCTCGCCCGCCTCGACCGCCGGCCGGGTCAGGATGATGCGGTTGACCTGCTTCGATTGGAGGGCCTGCACCGCCTTGGCCATGGCGAGGTAAGTCTTGCCGGTGCCGGCCGGACCGATGCCGAAGACGACGGTGTGCTGGTCGATCGCGTCGACGTACCGCTTCTGGTTGAGCGTCTTCGGGCGGATGGTGCGGCCGCGGTTGGACAGGATGTTCTGCGTCAGCACCTCGGCCGGCGCGGCGTGTCCGCCGCCCTCGCCGGTCTCCGCCTTGCGGAGCATCGAGATGGTGCGCTCCACCGCGTCCTCGGTCATCGGCTGACCGGTGCGCAGCACCAGCATCATCTCGTCGAAGAGCCGCTGGATCAGCGCGACCTCGTCGGGCGCACCGGTGGCGGTGATCTCGTTGCCCCGGACATGGATGTCGGCCTCGGGGAAGGCTTCCTCGATCACGCGCAGCAGGGAATCGCCGGAGCCGAGCACGGTCACCATCGGGTGCTTCGACGGGACGGCGAAACGGGCGGTGTCCTGGTTCGTGGTTGTCTGCGTCATGGGCGGCCTCTGGGGCCTGCTCATCCCTCTCCGTGCTGCGACGACTGGTTCCTCAAGAATACGCCGACCCACCGACACGCCGGAGGGGATTTCTGCTGCACGGCTGCACTGCCCGGCCGCTCCGCGCGCCCCGCTCGCGCACGCCCTGACCCCGGCCGGCGCTCCGGCCGGCGCCTCGGAGGGGGTCACGCCCGGCGGAACCCGATCGTCGGAACCGCCCGGCGCAGTGGCCCCGGCCTGCCGCAGCGGGGCAGCAGCGCGTCCAGGAACGCGTACCGGCGCAGCGCCTCCGGGTCCTGCCCGGCCGCGGCCGCGGCCTCAGGCGACAGCGTGTACTGCCGCACCCCCTCGTACCAGGCCCCGACCTCCGGCCAGCCGGGTGCCGACAGCGAACCGCCGAACTCCTGCACCGACAACGCCGCCGTCAGGCCCGCGAAGGCCAGCCGGTCCTCCAGCGGCCAGCCCGCGAGGGTGCCGGTGAGGAAACCCGCGGTGAACACGTCGCCCGCACCCGTGGTGTCCAGGGCCTCCACCGCGATGGCCGGGACCCGCGCGGTCGCACCGGTACGGCCGTCCGCGGCGTAGGCGCCGTCGGCGCCCAGGGTGACCACCGCCAGCGGCACACGCTCGGCGAGCGCCCGCGCGGCCCGCAGCGGGCACTCGGTGCGGGTGTAGCGCATCGCCTCGGCCGCGTTGGGCAGGAACGCCTCGCAGTGGCCCAGCTCGGGCAGGGACGCCAGGTCCCAGCGGCCGGAGTCGTCCCAGCCGACCCCGGCGAACACCAGGCTGCCGTGCCCGGCGGCGGTCGCCACCCACTCCTGCGGCTCCCCGGGCACCAGCGACGCCACGCAGGCCCGTGCCCGGGGCGGGCACTCGCGGTCCCCCTCCGGCGCCGGACCGGGCGGCGGCGCCACGTGGCCGTGCGAGACCATCGTCCGCTCGCCCTCGTACGCCATGGAGACCGTCACCGGGGAGTGCCAGCCGGGCACCGTGTGCGACATCGACAGGTCGATGCCCTCGCCGCGTTCGAGGGAGTCCCGGCAGTAGTCGCCGTACATGTCGTCGCCGAAGGCGGCCGCCAGCGACGTACGCAGGCCGAGGCGCGCCAGCGCGGCCGCCATGTTGGCGACCCCGCCCGGACTGGAGCCCATGCCGCGCGCCCAGGACTCGGTGCCGCGGACCGGGGCGGCGTCCAGGCCGGTGAAGATGATGTCCAGGAAGACCGTGCCCGTCAGGTAGACGTCGCAGGCGGGATCGTCCGGGCGGCGCAGCGCGGCGAGCGGGTCCAGCCGTTCGGTGGCGTCCCGCTGCGCGTCGGGGCGGTCCGGGACGCCGTCCTCGTGGTGCGTGCCGCGCCCGCCGGTCGTGCCGTGCGCGCCGGTGGTGCCTGCCGTGCCGTCCGTGCCTGCCGTGCTCACCGTCTCTCCTCGTGCTCCTCCCGGTCAGTGTCCCGCGCCGAACCCGCTGGCGACACTGCCCGTGCGCCTGCCGCCGTGCGGTACGTTCCGCAGCATGCGGCTGACGATTCTGGGCGGCGGCGGATTCCGCGTACCTCTGGTCTACCGTGCCCTGCTGACAGAGGCACACCGGGACGCGGCGGGACGCTGCACCGAACTGGTCCTGCACGACACCGACGCCGCCCGCGCCGGCGTGGTCGCCTCGGTGCTCGCCGCGCAGGCCCGCGAGGAACGCCACCCCGTGCCCGTCCGCGTGGAGGCGGACCTGGACGACGCGCTGCGCGGCGCCGACTTCGTCTTCTCCGCGATCCGCGTCGGCGGCACGGAGGGACGCGTGCGCGACGAACGGATTCCGCTGGCCGAGGGCGTCCTCGGACAGGAGACGGTCGGCGCGGGCGGCGTGCTGTACGCGCTGCGCACGGTCCCCGTCGCGATGCGCATCGCGGAACGCGTCCGTGCCGTCGCCCCCGGGGCGTGGGTGATCAACTTCACCAACCCCGCCGGTATCGTCACCGAGGCGATGGCGCGGGTGCTGGGGGACCGGGTCGTCGGCATCTGCGACTCGCCGGTCGGCCTGGTGCGCCGCGCGGCGCGCGCCGCGGGGGCCGACCCGGCGGCCGTCCGCTACGACTACCTCGGCCTCAACCACCTCGGCTGGCTGCGGTCCCTCACGGCCGCCGGCCGCGACCTGCTGCCCGGGCTGCTCGCCGACGACGCTGCACTGGCCTCCTTCGAGGAGGGCCGCCTGTTCGGCGGTTCCTGGCTGCGTGCGCTCGGCAGCCTGCCCAACGAGTACCTGCACTACTACTACTTCCGCCGCGAGACGCTCGCTGCCGTGCGGGAGGCTCCCGAGACGCGGGGCGCCTTCCTCGACCGGCAGCAGCGCGCCTTCTTCGCGACGGCCGGGCAGGAACCGGAACGCGCGCTGGAGCTGTGGGAACGCACGCGCCTGGAACGCGAGGAGACGTACATGGCCGAGAGTCGCGAGGCGAGCGGCGGCTGGGAGCGCGACACCTGCGACCTGGACGGCGGCGGCTACGACCGGGTCGCGCTCGCTCTGATGCACGCCATCGCGGGCGACACCCGGGACGAGCTGATCCTCAACGTGCGCGGCGGCGGGAGGGTGACCGGGCTGCCGGACGACGCCGTGGTGGAGACGGTGTGCGCGGCGGACGCGGACGGCGTGCGGCCGCGGTGGGAGGCGGTAACGGCTCCGGGGGAGGCCGAACTGGGGCTGATGCTCCAGCTCAAGGCGGTGGAGCGGGCGACGATCGAGGCCGCCGAGACCGGGTCCCGGCGTGCGGCGCTGCGGGCACTGGGGCTCCACCCTCTGGTCGACTCCCCGGCCGTCGCGGCCCGCATCCTGGACGCGCAGGGCGCCTTCGGCGCCGGGTGAGCCACTCCGTAGGCCCGACCGTGCGGCCTGCGCTGCGGCGTCGGCCCGGGAGCCGGGTATCTGGACTTCGCCCGCGAACGCCGGACGTCGCTTACGCGCCCTCCTTGAGGACGCGGCTGATGAGGGTGCGCTGGGCGTCGGTGAGGCGGGGGTCGGCGCAGTAGGCCGTGGCGCCGTCGGCCTCGATCTCGTAGTGGAAGCCGTCCGGGACGCCGACCGGGCGCTCGTCCCGGTGCCCTTCGGCCACGGCCTGGTCGGCGAGGGCGGCCACCTCGCCGGAGTCCGGGAGGTCGCCTGTGTCCAGCGTGGCCCGCCGGGTCACGCCGCCGAAGCCGCCCGTGCGGATGACGGTGATACGCATGCCGCCATCCTCCCGGACCGCCCGCGCGAAGCGCGGTAGGACCGGCTCGAGCGCGTCTCGACGAACGATGGACACCCCTGACCGCCCCCCATCTGTCTCACGGCGGAGAACGGCAAGTTGGTCGGTGACACGGAGGGTGACGGAGGAAAGACTGACTGCTTCACGGGCCGGGAGCCCCGACTGCCACGGGACGCGGCCACCTCACGACCAGCAGTACGCGGAGCGGTGGGACCTGCCGTCCCCGCCGCGCCGCGCTTCACCGAAACCCGAGGAGAGTCGAGCCGTGCCGAACGACGAGAAGCCCTTCGAGGGCGGGCCATCCCTGGCGACCCAGCTGATGCAGGAACTCGTCGCCTCCGGCGTCGAGCTCTACGGCCGGCTCACCTCCGACGACGGTGCCGTGGACGACTTCGGGTTCGACCCCGGCCTCGTCGACGACGCACTGATGCCTGCCCTGCGGCCCCTGTACGAGAAGTACTTCCGCGTCGAGGTGCAGGGCCTGGAGCACGTCCCGGCCGACGGCTCGGCGCTGGTGGTGGCCAACCACTCCGGCACCCTCCCGCTGGACGCGCTGATGCTCCAGCTCTGCCTGCGCGACCATCACCCGGACCACCCCCGCCTGCGGATGCTCGCCGCCGATCTCGCCTTCCAACTCCCCGTGGTCCGCGACCTGGCGCGCAAGCTGGGACATGTGCCTGCCTGTCCGGAGAACGCCGAACGCCTGCTCCTGGAGGGGGCGCTGGCCGGCGTCATGCCGGAGGGCTACGGCGGCCTGGGCAAGCCGTTCGACGAGCGCTACCGGCTCCAGCGCTTCGGCCGCGGCGGCTTCGCCGCGGTGGCGCTGCGCACCGGGCGGCCGATGGTGCCCTGCTCGATCGTGGGCGCCGAGGAGATCTATCCGATGATCGGCGAGTCCCGCACCCTCGCCCGGATGCTGAAGCTGCCGTACTTCCCGATCACCCCCACCTTTCCGCTGCTGGGCGTCCTCGGGCTGGTCCCGCTGCCGACGAAGTGGACCATCCGCTTCGACCCGCCCGTCCACACGGACACCTTCCCGCCCGGCGCGGCGGACGACGCGCTGGTGGTGGGCAAGCTCGCAGGCGAGGTCAAGGACACCATCCAGCACCGGCTCAACGAGATGGT encodes the following:
- a CDS encoding lysophospholipid acyltransferase family protein, with translation MQELVASGVELYGRLTSDDGAVDDFGFDPGLVDDALMPALRPLYEKYFRVEVQGLEHVPADGSALVVANHSGTLPLDALMLQLCLRDHHPDHPRLRMLAADLAFQLPVVRDLARKLGHVPACPENAERLLLEGALAGVMPEGYGGLGKPFDERYRLQRFGRGGFAAVALRTGRPMVPCSIVGAEEIYPMIGESRTLARMLKLPYFPITPTFPLLGVLGLVPLPTKWTIRFDPPVHTDTFPPGAADDALVVGKLAGEVKDTIQHRLNEMVRQRDSLF
- a CDS encoding 6-phospho-beta-glucosidase, whose translation is MRLTILGGGGFRVPLVYRALLTEAHRDAAGRCTELVLHDTDAARAGVVASVLAAQAREERHPVPVRVEADLDDALRGADFVFSAIRVGGTEGRVRDERIPLAEGVLGQETVGAGGVLYALRTVPVAMRIAERVRAVAPGAWVINFTNPAGIVTEAMARVLGDRVVGICDSPVGLVRRAARAAGADPAAVRYDYLGLNHLGWLRSLTAAGRDLLPGLLADDAALASFEEGRLFGGSWLRALGSLPNEYLHYYYFRRETLAAVREAPETRGAFLDRQQRAFFATAGQEPERALELWERTRLEREETYMAESREASGGWERDTCDLDGGGYDRVALALMHAIAGDTRDELILNVRGGGRVTGLPDDAVVETVCAADADGVRPRWEAVTAPGEAELGLMLQLKAVERATIEAAETGSRRAALRALGLHPLVDSPAVAARILDAQGAFGAG
- a CDS encoding hemolysin family protein, which encodes MTAQLLVGAGALVIVAWLAACAEAGLARTTSYRAEEAVRSGRRGAAKLATVASDPTRYLNLALLLRVASEMAAGVLVTYACLRSFDRTWEALTVAIAVMVLVSYVAVGVSPRTIGRQHPLNTATAAAYVLLPLARILGPLPQLLILVGNALTPGKGFRKGPFASEAELRALVDLAEQESLIEDEERRMVHSVFQLGDTLVREVMVPRTDLITIERFKTVRQALTLALRSGFSRIPVVGESEDDVLGIVYLKDLARKVHINRENESELVSTAMRPAAFVPDTKNAGDLLREMQQDRIHVAVVIDEYGGTAGVVTIEDILEEIVGEIADEYDKEQDPVEDLGHGRYRVTARLDLGDLGELYDLVGWDDEDVETVGGLLAKSLGRVPIAGATTTVDVTEDHSDPTLTALRLTAESPAGRRNRITTVLVEPIRSAEAPAPAGAKVPADRHDHDHHPA
- the ybeY gene encoding rRNA maturation RNase YbeY; protein product: MSIDVNNESGRSFDEESVLDIARYALNRMRIHPLAELSLIAIDTDAMEQLHLQWMDLPGPTDVMSFPMDELRPPARDEEEPPQGLLGDVVLCPDVASKQGADAPTRHSMDEELQLLTVHGVLHLLGYDHEEPAERAEMFGLQSAIVDGWRAERGLEGPSPAPTTTS
- a CDS encoding cytidine deaminase; this encodes MSEQGEQAAAQDMDPEDRKIVTLARAARARNGAPEGAAVRDETGRTYVAGSVALPSLPLSALRTAVAMAVASGAKSLEAAAVVTAAGRLPDEDLAAVGDLGGAGTPVLLAGPDGVLRGTLRTG
- a CDS encoding PhoH family protein — its product is MTQTTTNQDTARFAVPSKHPMVTVLGSGDSLLRVIEEAFPEADIHVRGNEITATGAPDEVALIQRLFDEMMLVLRTGQPMTEDAVERTISMLRKAETGEGGGHAAPAEVLTQNILSNRGRTIRPKTLNQKRYVDAIDQHTVVFGIGPAGTGKTYLAMAKAVQALQSKQVNRIILTRPAVEAGERLGFLPGTLYEKIDPYLRPLYDALHDMLDPDSIPRLMAAGTIEVAPLAYMRGRTLNDAFIILDEAQNTNPEQMKMFLTRLGFESKVVVTGDITQVDLPGGTKSGLRQVRDILDGVDDVHFAMLNSSDVVRHKLVGRIVDAYDRYDEQNGTENGGTPEGDSRRRSGKERAHDRARGNGKR
- the era gene encoding GTPase Era, whose protein sequence is MVAMSDPSPSSPAAADAAHRSGFACFVGRPNAGKSTLTNALVGTKVAITSNRPQTTRHTVRGIVHRPDAQLVLVDTPGLHKPRTLLGERLNDVVRTTWAEVDVIGFCLPADQKIGPGDRFIAKELAGLKRKPKVAIVTKTDLVDSETLAEQLIAVDRLGKELGFEWAEIVPVSATAGKQVELLADLLVPLLPEGPALYPDGDLTDEPEQVMVAELIREAALEGVRDELPHSIAVVVEEMLPREGRPADRPLLDVHANIFIERPSQKGIVIGPKGRRLKDVGTTSRKHIEALLGTPVYLDLHVKVAKDWQRDPKQLRRLGF
- a CDS encoding protealysin inhibitor emfourin, whose protein sequence is MRITVIRTGGFGGVTRRATLDTGDLPDSGEVAALADQAVAEGHRDERPVGVPDGFHYEIEADGATAYCADPRLTDAQRTLISRVLKEGA
- a CDS encoding PfkB family carbohydrate kinase, giving the protein MDPLAALRRPDDPACDVYLTGTVFLDIIFTGLDAAPVRGTESWARGMGSSPGGVANMAAALARLGLRTSLAAAFGDDMYGDYCRDSLERGEGIDLSMSHTVPGWHSPVTVSMAYEGERTMVSHGHVAPPPGPAPEGDRECPPRARACVASLVPGEPQEWVATAAGHGSLVFAGVGWDDSGRWDLASLPELGHCEAFLPNAAEAMRYTRTECPLRAARALAERVPLAVVTLGADGAYAADGRTGATARVPAIAVEALDTTGAGDVFTAGFLTGTLAGWPLEDRLAFAGLTAALSVQEFGGSLSAPGWPEVGAWYEGVRQYTLSPEAAAAAGQDPEALRRYAFLDALLPRCGRPGPLRRAVPTIGFRRA
- a CDS encoding histidine triad nucleotide-binding protein, encoding MAGEPQADCLFCKIVAGDVPATVVRDTETTLAFRDINPQAPTHVLVIPKAHHQDAVTLAVEAPQIAADVLREAAAVAEEEGIAVAEGGPGTGYRVVFNTGTGAGQTVFHAHAHVLGGRGLNWPPG
- a CDS encoding ribonuclease Z — encoded protein: MSVRELVVLGTASQVPTRHRNHNGYLLRWDGEGLLFDPGEGTQRQMLYAGVAAHDIDRICVTHFHGDHSLGLAGVLQRINLDRVPHPVTAHYPASGAHFFDRLRHATAYRETVPLRTEPVPDAEQAVLYEGAAYALTAYRLSHPVEAYGYRLAEPDGRRMLPDRLRAHGITGPDVGRLRRDGSLRGVTLEEVSAPRPGQRFAFVMDTRLCDGVYALAEGCDMLVIESTFLDEDTALAEEYGHLTAGQAGRVAAESGVRHLVLTHFSQRYPDPAAFAAQARAAGFDGELTTARDLDRVPLPKRRV
- a CDS encoding pyridoxamine 5'-phosphate oxidase family protein, with product MTLVPAPEIDVRFGAPEAVATPWAEVARTLREAELYWLTTVRRDGRPHVTPLIGVTGGAGQEVHFCTGLREQKARNLGHGRRVALTTGANAWNRGLDVVVEGLAVPVTDGAALREIADAYETKYGDDWHFDVGDGVFGSGDDAAAVFRVEPVKVLAFAKDPHGQTRYRFPAPA